Part of the Clostridium sporogenes genome, TATAGGATATGTGCTTGTATCTATTTTAGGTGGATGGCTTGCCATAAAGAAAACTATTGAAGTTGGAGATATTCTGTCTTTTATTCAATATGTTAGAAGTTTTACTCAACCTATATCTCAGGTAGCTCAAATTGCTAATGTGCTTCAATCTACAGCAGCTAGTGCAGAAAGAGTTTTTGAATTTTTAGAAGAGGAAGAGGAAGTTAAAGAAACAGAAAATCCTGTTAAACTTCAAAAAGTTTCTGGGGAAGTTGAATTTAAAAATGTTAAATTTGGATATAATAAGGATAAAATTATTATAAATGATTTTTCAGCTAGAATTAAGCCAGGACAAAAGGTAGCTATTGTAGGGCCAACAGGAGCAGGTAAGACCACTATGATTAAACTTTTAATGCGTTTTTATGATGTAAATAAGGGTGGAATATTTATAGATGATCATAATATAAATGACTTTAAAAGAGCAGATTTGCGTAAAATATTTGGAATGGTACTTCAAGATACTTTCTTGTTTACAGGTACTATAAAGGAAAATATAGCCTATGGAAAGCTTGGCGCTAGTGATGAAGAGATAATTAAAGCAGCAAAATCAGCTCATGTTCATAATTTTGTAGAGACTTTACCAAAGTCATATGATATGGAACTAAATGAAGAAGCGAGTAATATCTCCCAAGGGCAAAAACAATTATTAACCATTGCCCGTGCGATATTATCAGATCCTAAAATATTGATATTAGATGAGGCAACTAGCTCTGTAGATACTCGTACAGAATTACTTATACAAAAAGCTATGGAAAACTTAATGGAAGGAAGAACTAGCTTTATAATTGCACATAGATTATCTACTATTAGAGATGCAGATTTAATTCTTGTAATGAAGGATGGAGATATTATAGAACAGGGTAATCATGAAGAATTATTAAAAGCTAAAGGCTTTTACTATTCTCTTTACAATAGTCAATTTGAAAATGCAGAAGTGTCTTAACAGTGTCTTTCAAGTTATATACTAATTTAATAAAATTAGATTAATGCATTGATATTTCCTCTATTCTGTTAATATTTATAGAACAGAATAGGGGATTTTCAATATTTTTTATGCATAAAATGTAAAGATTGACTTCTTGATATGAGAACTATTCCAGGCCAAGATCATAATAAAAATTTAACATAAAAATATCTAAATATCAATAAAAGCACTATTAGTATTGTTGAACTTAAATAATACTAATAGTGCTTATTTTACTAACTTTAAATAAAATTCTATGTATTACCAATAAGCATAGGATATTTTAATAAAAGGAGTTTAGATTACTTTAGTAAAATGAACTGCAATTTGTAGGAATATATAATATAAAAATTTTCCTAATCTTTATAAAATCTTTAAAATTATCCTTTAATATAAAAGTACGGAGAAAAGAAAGGGAGGATTTAGAGATGAATAATATAATAGAAGTTAAAAATTTAAGTAAAAACATTAAAGGAAAGACTATTATAGAAAATATGAGTTTTAATATTGAAAAGGGAGATATATATGGGTTTGTAGGGCCTAATGGAGCAGGTAAAACAACTATGATTAGATTACTTGCAGGTCTCATAAAACCTACTAAGGGAGAGATTTTAATTAATGGTATAGATGTAAACAAAGATAGAAAGGGAGCTCTTTTAAATCTTGGAGCCATAGTAGAATGTCCTATATTTTTTGAGTATATGACAGGAAGAGAAATTTTAAAAAATCTTGTAAGATTACATCCCAATATTCCAAAGGAAGAAAGAGAAAAAAGAGTAAATGAAGTTTTAGAACTTGTAGATCTAAAAAATAGAGAAAATGATAAAGTGTCTACTTATTCTCTAGGAATGAAACAAAGATTAGGTATTGCCCAGGCTCTTTTGGGAAAGCCAGAAATAATCATTTTAGATGAACCGGCCAATGGTTTAGATCCTATTGGAATTAAGGATTTAAGGGATATTATTTTAAAATTAAATTGTGAACTTAAAATAACCTTCTTAGTATCTAGTCACTTACTTGATGAGCTTCAAAAGTTCTCTAATAAAATTATAATTATAAATCAGGGTAGGTTGAAATTTAAAGGATCTTTAGAAGAACTACTTTCCATGGGTGAGGGTAATATTGAAGAGGTGTTTTTGCAAGTATTAAAAACTAAGGAGGTAGTTTTATAATGGAGCTCTTTAAAAGTGAGTTTGAAAGGTTATGGAAGAACAAATTAACTTTATTTTCTTTTATACTAATCCCTCTTGCTATAATAGGTTCCTCAAAATATTACCTTGGAAATAATTTGAAATTACCTATAACTAGTGCTGAGTATACTTCCTTTGGTAACTATTCCTTTATGATGTTTCAGGAAATGTTAATTACTTTATTTAATTTTATTGCTATTTTATTTGTATGTATATCTATTACTGAAGAATATAGAAAGGGCCAAATTAGATTGATTATGATAAGAGGGTATTCTTTTAAAGAAATATATTTTGCTAAAGTAGCCTCTATCATAGCTACAATGTTTATATTTTTTGTAACATATTTTATATTATCTACAGCAATTGGATATTTTATAGCTCCTAAATTATATAGAGTAAAGCTTTTTCTTCATAGTAGCACCGTAAGTAACTTAAAGGCTATTTTTTATTCTTTAAAATACTATGCTTTAGGATTTTTAACTGTTTTAGCAATACTTTCTGTATTTGCTCTTTTTTCAGTGACTTTTAAAAGTTCTACAGGAACTATAGCTGCATGCATATGTTTTTTAATGGGAAGTTTTATTTTTTCAAAAGTTATTGAGCAATGGCACATTATGTTAGTTAGGAATCCACATAACAATATGAGGCTTGTTAAAATAGTGGAAAAATTATATTTAAGTACTATTCCTGAGATTCAATATATTGGTATATGTTTTGTTTTGGCGGAAAAACCCATATTAAATTATTGGATTTTAGGTGTTTTAGTAGCCTATATAATTATATTTACATTTATAACTTGTACTATATTTTCTAAAAGAGATAACTTTATTTGATTTTATAGTATTTAAATAGATTATAAGGTATTTAACAGCAAGACTACAGCTTAAATTAAGAATTATTCTATATCTAAAAAGATTCTTATTATACAATGGAAAGGAAGTGAATACTTAGTGGGTATTTGTATCTATAATATACACTCTCACTAAAGATAATTTATGAAAGAGTTAATTATTAGCGAATTTTTAAGAATGAGAGGAAGAAAAAAGAATAGAGCTTCTCTTATTCTAATTTTAGTTAATTTTATATTTAGTATCTGTTGGTATAAAACTTTTGGAGGAGGTATAGGTTTTTATACTCCAGACATATCTGCAAAGATAAATTCTCTGAATTTACCTATTTTTGTAATGAAAGATTTAGCATTAATTCTATTTTTAATAGTTCTTCCAATGCTTTTTATAGATAGTTTAAGTGGAGAGTATGAATCCGGTGCTTATAGACTTATATTAATAAGACCCTATAGTAAAGTTAAGTTATGGTTTTCTAAGTTGATTGTTCAAAGTTTATTTTCATTAGTTATATTTGTTGTATTTTTTATTATTTCTGTAATTACCGGCTATATTTTATTTCCTAAGGTACCTGTAACTACATTTTATAATATACTTAAAGTTTATGATAAATTAGGAGCTTTTATATATAATTTTAAAGTTGTAGCACTGATGTACTTTGTAAGTATTGCAATTTTAGCTTTAGCTTCTTTAGTTTCCTCAATAGTGTCTAAATCTCTGGCAGCCTTCTTAATTCTTATATGTTCTTTAATAGGAGGAATATATATAGGACATGGACTGCAAATTATATTTTTACCTTTTCATAATATAATTAGACTTTTAAGTTTAGGAAAAAGAGCTGATTTTTATATACCAGTCGTATCCTGTTTACTTATATGCAGTTTTTTAAGTACATTGATTTTTACTAGAAAAGACTTAAAATCTTAAAGAGTAAGATATAAGCATAATTTATGTTATTGCTATATTTTTATACTTTCATACTGCTTGGTTTAACGTATATAAGCTAAATCAGAATTTTATATATAGAGGATTTATTGAATTTAATACTTAGGGAAGCTTTGCTACTAAAAGTTAGAGACGATAAATGGTTAGAATCTTTATAAATTTAATTTATACCTAATTTAATTTGTAAAGTATAAAGCTTAAAAACTATTGCATTTAAATGTACATGCTATAATATTATTAAAATGCAAAAATAGAGGTGTTTATATGCAGGAAAAAATATTAATAGTAGATGATGAAGATGATATAGTATCTTTTATAAAGGATTATTTTGAGGATCAAGGCTACGGCGTTATTACAGCTAGTAATGGTAGAGAGGCTATAGAATACTGTGATAAGGATATAGATATTATTTTGCTTGATATAATGATGCCTAATATTGATGGTTTTCAGATTTGCCAAAAGATAAGGGACAAAGTATCCTGTCCTATAATATTTTTAAGTGCTAGACAAAGTGAAGTTGATAAAATTAAAGGTCTTTCAGTAGGTGGAGATGATTATATAGTAAAGCCCTTTAGCATAAAAGAATTAAAAGCAAGAGTTCAGGCTCATCTTAGAAGAGAAAAAAGAGTTCCTTTAAATAATAGATCTAAGATAAGCTTTGGAAAACTTACTTTAGATATTAATAGTCGTAAAGTTCATTATGAAGAGGAGGAAATACTTTTTACAGCTAAAGAATTTGATATAGTAGAACTTTTAGCATTACATCCAGAACAGGTATTTTCTAAAGAACAAATCTATGAAAAAGTTTGGGGATATGATGCAGAAGGGGATGCAAATACAGTAGCAGAGCATATAAAAAAGATAAGAGCAAAGTTTATAAAAAGAAATGCATCTCTTAATCATATAGCTACGGTATGGGGAGTAGGTTATAGATGGGAGAAAAATAAAATATGAAAAAAGCATCCTTAAAAACACAAACTATAAGTACTTTTCTATTAATTATATTTTTAAGTATGGTATGTACAATAGCTACTATAGGTACTTATTTATTTACTATGTATTTTGGAAAAGATCCTATGCTAAAACCAGATAACTATTATCAAAAACAGTCTGATAAAATTCAGCAATTTATAGTTAGCAAGGGAGAAAATATATTAGAGGATAAAAATAGATTAGAACTTGAAAGTTTAATTCCCAAAAAAGGTATAGGGTATCAAATTACAGATCTAGAGGGTAAAATTATATATGGAAATGAAAAAGAAAGAATAATAAAGAATAAAAAACAATTGATAGAATCAATAAATAAAACAGATATTGATAATCTTGATAGAGCTAGTGTTTTTGGATCAAAGGTTAAAAGGTATATACCTATATTGGATAGTGATTCCAATGTGAAAGGCGTTGCTATAATTAAATACAATATTGAAACAAGTGTGAAGAAAGATAAAAATGAAAAAATAGTTCATGTATTTCAAGTATTCTTACAATTCTCACCTTTTGTATATATAATTATTTTTACAATTATTTTTACAAGAAAATTAATTAAAAGTATTCAACAGCCTATAAATGAAATAATAGATGCTTCAAATAAGATAAAAGAAAAGGATTTAGATTTTGAAATAAATTATAAAAGTAATAATGAGTTAGGAAAATTAGTTTCTTCTTTTGAAGAGATGAAAAATGCATTAAAAGAATCACTAAATAAACAATGGATTATGGAAGAAGACAGAAAAGAAATGATAAAAGCTATAGCTCATGATTTGAAAACTCCTATTACTGTTATTCAAGGACATGTAGAGGTACTTATGGAAGGGGGAATTAAAGATCCCATTAGAGTAGAAAAATATTTAAATATTATAAAAGCTAATACAGAGAGAATGGGAAGGCTTATTTCAGATATGAATCTCACATCAGAAATAGAGAATAAAAACTTTGATTTAGCTCCTGTAAAGGTAGATATAATTGAATTCTTAGAAAAAAAACAACAGGATTATAAAGTGCTATGTAAGGACAAAAATATAGAATTTAAATTGTTTTTAGAAAAGAATTTTAATTTAAACAAGGAATTTTCTATAGATGCTGAAAGACTAGAGCAAATACTAGATAATATAATATCTAATGCCATAAGGTATACACCTGATGGAAAATCTATAATTACTAAAGTAAAAATACATAATAATATTATAAAATTTATTGTGGAAGACGAAGGAACAGGTTTTAATGATAAGGAATTATGCTATATTTTTGAAAAATTCTATAGGGGCGATAGTTCAAGATCTAAAGAGAAAGGTCACTCTGGATTGGGAATGTACATTGTAAGAATTTTAGTAGAAAAGCATAATGGTTGGATTGTAGCAGAAAATAAAGAAAAAGGCGGAGCTAGAATAGAATTTGTTATAAAAGAAATATAAAGATGTTGAACATTTTTTGGTATAGAGCCAGGTCTTTAAGTTAACTTGTACAAGCTGCAGATGATTTAAAAGAATTATATTAAAAAATATCTAAAGGCTGTAAAAATTTCTATAATTATTTGCAGCCCTTAAGTATTTTATTAGCATCAAATATTTTCATTTTATTTATTTTTCATTTCTTTTAATATACTTTTTATTTTTTTATTTAATGTATAAATACGTATATTAGATTTTAATTTAGCTATAAATAAGTTTTCATCTAAGGGCTTATTTATAATATCATCTGCTCCACAATTTAAAATATTAGATAGAGTTTTATTATTGTCCAATACAGTAACAGCTATTATAGAAGAGTTTATATTATTTCTTCTTATTTGTCTTATTAAAGTTTTTCCAAACTCATTTTCTAATACCATATCAATTAAATACATATCATATTTTTTATTACTATTAAATAATTCTTTACCAGAATTATAATAATCTACATTTTGAATGCCATATCTTGCTAACATATCTTTTTCTAGAGTACAATCAAAGGAGTTATCATCTATAATTGCAATTTTTGCTTCTTTTAAATTTTTCATATATTCATCATCTTGGAATACTGCATCTACATGCTTTGTAATCTCTTCTTTTAAATCATCTTTTAATAAATAATCAAATACACCTAGATTAAGAAGATTTTTCTTCTTCTCATGATCATTATCGCTTGTAACTATAAATATAGGTATTTCATTAGAATCCATATATCCAATATTTTTTATAAAATCTTCTATATTTCCACCTTTGCCATAAAGGGAAGTTATTATAAGATCTATGTCATATTCTTTTATTAGATTATAAGCCTCATTAAAACTATCTGTAGCTATGTAATCATAATTTTTTTCTCTTAAAATATTTTCTACCATTTTGCAAAAAAAGTCGCTTTGTTCTATATGAAGAACGGTATACATATTAATTACCTCCAATAATATTAATTTTTTATATTATCGTAGTTCACCTTTAAGCCTTTAGAAAAATATAACAGATATTGAAATTTACTAAACATAGATATTAAAATATGGAAAGGGTTATAGTATAATTAATCTAACATAAAGGAAGATTTAATTTAGATAGAGTTTTTATTTAAGTTAAGTGAATACTACAAGTAGGGAAGCATAGTAGAAACATGAAATATTAAAGATTCTAAAATTAACTATAATAGAATAAATATAAACTTTTAAAGTGTTTCTAAACTTAATTATGAAGGAATATATAAAGTTTAAATAATTGCTAGTTGAAGTTATTAAGAGTTCTTAAAGAAATTATGGAGGTGTTAATTATGAAAGAAATAGTTTTATCTGGAGGTTGTTTTTGGGGAGTAGAAGAATATA contains:
- a CDS encoding ABC transporter ATP-binding protein, which produces MSNKKIENRRKGGFGSRHGGPIGAVEKAKDFKGTMKNLGKYIMPYKMSIIFVIVLAIGSAAFSIVGPKVLGKATTKLFEGLVQKVTGVKGALIDFDYIGKIIILLLVLYIISAIFSFVQGYIMSSVAQKISYEFRREISEKINRMPIKYFDNKTHGEVLSRVTNDVDTVSQTLNQSMSQIITSVVTIIGVLIMMLSISWQMTIVALLILPVSMMIIMLVVKKSQKYFKAQQEDLGNINGHVEEIYGGHNIMKAFNREQEAIEGFDKINDKLYSSAWKSQFLSGMMMPIMSFIGNIGYVLVSILGGWLAIKKTIEVGDILSFIQYVRSFTQPISQVAQIANVLQSTAASAERVFEFLEEEEEVKETENPVKLQKVSGEVEFKNVKFGYNKDKIIINDFSARIKPGQKVAIVGPTGAGKTTMIKLLMRFYDVNKGGIFIDDHNINDFKRADLRKIFGMVLQDTFLFTGTIKENIAYGKLGASDEEIIKAAKSAHVHNFVETLPKSYDMELNEEASNISQGQKQLLTIARAILSDPKILILDEATSSVDTRTELLIQKAMENLMEGRTSFIIAHRLSTIRDADLILVMKDGDIIEQGNHEELLKAKGFYYSLYNSQFENAEVS
- a CDS encoding ABC transporter ATP-binding protein, with the translated sequence MNNIIEVKNLSKNIKGKTIIENMSFNIEKGDIYGFVGPNGAGKTTMIRLLAGLIKPTKGEILINGIDVNKDRKGALLNLGAIVECPIFFEYMTGREILKNLVRLHPNIPKEEREKRVNEVLELVDLKNRENDKVSTYSLGMKQRLGIAQALLGKPEIIILDEPANGLDPIGIKDLRDIILKLNCELKITFLVSSHLLDELQKFSNKIIIINQGRLKFKGSLEELLSMGEGNIEEVFLQVLKTKEVVL
- a CDS encoding ABC transporter permease subunit, with product MELFKSEFERLWKNKLTLFSFILIPLAIIGSSKYYLGNNLKLPITSAEYTSFGNYSFMMFQEMLITLFNFIAILFVCISITEEYRKGQIRLIMIRGYSFKEIYFAKVASIIATMFIFFVTYFILSTAIGYFIAPKLYRVKLFLHSSTVSNLKAIFYSLKYYALGFLTVLAILSVFALFSVTFKSSTGTIAACICFLMGSFIFSKVIEQWHIMLVRNPHNNMRLVKIVEKLYLSTIPEIQYIGICFVLAEKPILNYWILGVLVAYIIIFTFITCTIFSKRDNFI
- a CDS encoding ABC transporter permease translates to MKELIISEFLRMRGRKKNRASLILILVNFIFSICWYKTFGGGIGFYTPDISAKINSLNLPIFVMKDLALILFLIVLPMLFIDSLSGEYESGAYRLILIRPYSKVKLWFSKLIVQSLFSLVIFVVFFIISVITGYILFPKVPVTTFYNILKVYDKLGAFIYNFKVVALMYFVSIAILALASLVSSIVSKSLAAFLILICSLIGGIYIGHGLQIIFLPFHNIIRLLSLGKRADFYIPVVSCLLICSFLSTLIFTRKDLKS
- a CDS encoding response regulator transcription factor, yielding MQEKILIVDDEDDIVSFIKDYFEDQGYGVITASNGREAIEYCDKDIDIILLDIMMPNIDGFQICQKIRDKVSCPIIFLSARQSEVDKIKGLSVGGDDYIVKPFSIKELKARVQAHLRREKRVPLNNRSKISFGKLTLDINSRKVHYEEEEILFTAKEFDIVELLALHPEQVFSKEQIYEKVWGYDAEGDANTVAEHIKKIRAKFIKRNASLNHIATVWGVGYRWEKNKI
- a CDS encoding sensor histidine kinase; protein product: MKKASLKTQTISTFLLIIFLSMVCTIATIGTYLFTMYFGKDPMLKPDNYYQKQSDKIQQFIVSKGENILEDKNRLELESLIPKKGIGYQITDLEGKIIYGNEKERIIKNKKQLIESINKTDIDNLDRASVFGSKVKRYIPILDSDSNVKGVAIIKYNIETSVKKDKNEKIVHVFQVFLQFSPFVYIIIFTIIFTRKLIKSIQQPINEIIDASNKIKEKDLDFEINYKSNNELGKLVSSFEEMKNALKESLNKQWIMEEDRKEMIKAIAHDLKTPITVIQGHVEVLMEGGIKDPIRVEKYLNIIKANTERMGRLISDMNLTSEIENKNFDLAPVKVDIIEFLEKKQQDYKVLCKDKNIEFKLFLEKNFNLNKEFSIDAERLEQILDNIISNAIRYTPDGKSIITKVKIHNNIIKFIVEDEGTGFNDKELCYIFEKFYRGDSSRSKEKGHSGLGMYIVRILVEKHNGWIVAENKEKGGARIEFVIKEI
- a CDS encoding response regulator, with product MYTVLHIEQSDFFCKMVENILREKNYDYIATDSFNEAYNLIKEYDIDLIITSLYGKGGNIEDFIKNIGYMDSNEIPIFIVTSDNDHEKKKNLLNLGVFDYLLKDDLKEEITKHVDAVFQDDEYMKNLKEAKIAIIDDNSFDCTLEKDMLARYGIQNVDYYNSGKELFNSNKKYDMYLIDMVLENEFGKTLIRQIRRNNINSSIIAVTVLDNNKTLSNILNCGADDIINKPLDENLFIAKLKSNIRIYTLNKKIKSILKEMKNK